A region from the Gossypium hirsutum mitochondrion, complete genome genome encodes:
- the rpl10 gene encoding ribosomal protein L10, giving the protein MPFGRSLLQKESLYRVSGEERSPEILILFHSSGSTSNQWRKLKNPWFPGRTPFRPSCCGTGKKKRFFAQLAHSAGPTCILYLAEEASDRLEFLPSWDSMDQDLLSLYGQYRSTLVDHMDVKKASDFDEFETSLFHFYLPSSYLCFVCSREEFDLFNLGIPPK; this is encoded by the coding sequence ATGCCATTCGGCAGAAGTCTTCTACAGAAGGAAAGCCTGTATCGAGTAAGTGGAGAGGAAAGATCCCCAGAGATTCTTATCTTATTCCATTCCAGTGGCTCGACCAGTAACCAATGGCGAAAACTAAAAAATCCATGGTTTCCCGGTAGAACCCCATTTCGCCCAAGTTGTTGCGGAACCGGAAAAAAGAAGCGGTTTTTCGCACAGCTTGCTCATAGTGCAGGTCCCACTTGTATATTGTATTTGGCCGAAGAAGCATCGGACAGGTTGGAGTTCTTACCTTCTTGGGACTCCATGGACCAAGATCTGCTTTCATTATATGGGCAATACCGATCTACTTTAGTAGATCATATGGATGTAAAAAAAGCTTCTGATTTTGATGAATTCGAAACATCTCTTTTCCATTTCTATTTACCTAGTTCATATCTTTGTTTCGTGTGTTCCCGGGAGGAATTCGATCTCTTCAATCTCGGGATACCACCTAAATAA